A window of Chitinophaga sp. MM2321 contains these coding sequences:
- a CDS encoding SDR family NAD(P)-dependent oxidoreductase produces the protein MVHRSSWITPSWLILLLDLGCSVIAINLAFLLRLNFDLDAVEHYPLGIISLIVLGVTLVLSLLLRTYRGIVRHTSLSDIANIALLNVVSCCIFLSIGYTHLMDTMLILFPASVVLTNFFISSFLLLSYRLLVKWIFKHFNNFRAVNKTRAAIYHTGHSSLMLSKAIADNPGSDIHIVAFLTDTTAHVGKSIDGLKVYASRKGQLFKMVKQSDVSLLLIPDDHIEGSHLNELVEACIALNVKVQKIISVNQWIDGAANNGIQLKDINIEDLLERSVISIKNKQLSLELHGKSILVTGAAGSIGSEIVRQLIKYEPSVIVLCDKAESPLHELELEMTEKGTSIPIIPYIGDVCDKTRMQQLFEVYAPAIVYHAAAYKHVPMMEKNPSIAVMNNVLGTKIMSELSAEFSVEKFVMVSTDKAVNPTNVMGASKRIAEIFTQSFSNHINEQYKKTGPVFGEPPTRFITTRFGNVLGSNGSVLPRFKKQLEKGGPLTVTHPEITRYFMTIPEACQLVLEAGAMGQGGNICV, from the coding sequence ATGGTGCATAGATCATCATGGATTACCCCGTCATGGCTTATACTGCTATTGGACCTTGGGTGCTCCGTTATCGCCATCAATCTGGCCTTCCTGCTCCGGCTGAATTTTGATTTGGATGCAGTTGAACATTATCCATTAGGAATAATATCGTTGATCGTACTGGGAGTAACCCTGGTCTTATCATTGTTATTACGTACTTACAGAGGTATCGTGCGGCATACCAGCTTGTCTGATATTGCCAACATTGCTTTGCTGAATGTTGTGAGCTGCTGTATTTTTTTATCCATTGGCTACACTCATTTAATGGATACAATGTTGATCCTCTTTCCGGCCTCTGTTGTCCTCACAAACTTTTTTATAAGTTCCTTCCTCCTATTATCTTACCGGCTACTGGTAAAGTGGATCTTTAAACATTTTAATAATTTCCGCGCTGTCAATAAAACACGCGCTGCTATCTATCATACGGGTCATAGCAGCCTGATGTTGAGTAAGGCGATCGCCGATAACCCCGGCTCAGATATTCATATTGTGGCGTTTCTGACGGATACCACTGCGCATGTGGGCAAGTCTATAGATGGACTGAAGGTATATGCTTCCAGAAAAGGACAGTTGTTTAAAATGGTAAAGCAAAGTGATGTCTCCCTGTTGCTCATTCCTGACGATCATATAGAAGGGTCGCATCTCAATGAGCTGGTGGAGGCATGTATTGCCCTCAACGTTAAAGTACAGAAGATCATCTCTGTAAATCAGTGGATCGATGGCGCTGCCAATAATGGTATTCAGTTGAAAGATATTAATATTGAAGACCTGCTGGAAAGATCAGTGATCAGCATCAAGAACAAACAGCTGAGCCTGGAGTTGCATGGTAAAAGCATTCTGGTAACGGGGGCTGCGGGGTCTATCGGTAGCGAAATTGTGCGGCAGTTGATAAAATATGAGCCCTCTGTTATTGTATTATGTGATAAGGCAGAATCACCGTTGCATGAGCTGGAGCTGGAAATGACAGAGAAGGGCACCAGTATACCTATCATACCATATATAGGGGATGTTTGCGATAAAACACGCATGCAGCAACTCTTTGAAGTATATGCACCTGCTATTGTATACCACGCGGCGGCATACAAGCATGTGCCTATGATGGAGAAAAACCCTTCCATTGCTGTTATGAACAACGTACTGGGCACCAAAATAATGTCTGAACTGTCGGCTGAATTTAGTGTGGAGAAATTTGTAATGGTATCTACAGATAAAGCAGTGAACCCAACAAATGTAATGGGCGCTTCCAAGCGTATCGCCGAAATATTTACACAATCATTCAGCAATCACATTAATGAACAGTATAAGAAAACAGGGCCTGTATTTGGAGAACCTCCAACGAGATTTATTACAACGCGCTTTGGCAATGTACTAGGCTCCAACGGATCTGTGTTGCCACGGTTTAAAAAGCAGCTCGAAAAGGGTGGACCATTAACGGTTACGCATCCTGAAATTACACGGTATTTTATGACTATCCCTGAAGCCTGCCAGCTGGTGCTGGAAGCGGGTGCCATGGGACAGGGGGGAAATATTTGTGTTTGA
- a CDS encoding flippase yields the protein MKNSFIKDLASVFSSRVASLALGLGTSIVTARYLGPEGNGISAALLVYPSLFMAIGALGVQQSTTYFVGQEKYDIKEIYGAVLATWIFTSLFGLISSYFLIRYFTKGHYSNTLIFWALAAIPFSLYTTYSSGIFLGQQNVKAFNRINWVPAIINLAFTFLFLAVFKLGVAGSMAATFLGVFFLSFLVVINIRKIIPVRPRFNWTIIKGLLSLGVIYAGTTLVASLNYKVDVVLLEKWSNAYELGIYSKGAVLVEMLWQIPAILSTIIFSRSAGAKDPKEFSLKVCRLLRFALILILVIAILFYCLSDFVINLMYGSAFAESSHVLKILMPGVLLMIIYKVLYMDIAGRGKPWMSMEAMIPAVIANVVLNYFWIPKYGASGSAMASTVSYSIAALVFLVLYSMHTRIPVKKIFAYTREDKDFALAIVTKFKKKIYR from the coding sequence GTGAAAAATTCTTTTATAAAAGATCTTGCCAGTGTTTTTAGCAGCAGGGTTGCCTCCCTAGCCCTCGGACTGGGTACCTCTATTGTAACAGCGAGGTATCTGGGACCGGAAGGAAATGGGATCAGTGCGGCGCTGCTGGTATATCCCAGCTTGTTTATGGCCATCGGGGCATTGGGGGTCCAACAGTCTACTACTTACTTTGTAGGACAGGAAAAGTATGATATAAAGGAGATCTATGGAGCGGTTTTAGCCACCTGGATCTTTACCAGTCTTTTTGGATTGATCAGCAGTTATTTCTTAATCCGGTATTTCACTAAAGGGCATTATTCGAATACATTGATCTTTTGGGCGCTGGCGGCTATTCCATTTTCGCTCTATACTACCTATAGTTCAGGTATATTTTTAGGGCAGCAGAATGTGAAAGCCTTCAACCGGATAAACTGGGTCCCTGCCATCATCAATCTGGCCTTCACTTTTTTATTCCTGGCAGTATTTAAGCTGGGTGTAGCTGGGTCGATGGCCGCTACTTTTTTAGGGGTGTTTTTTCTTTCATTCCTGGTGGTTATCAATATAAGAAAAATTATTCCGGTAAGACCCCGGTTTAACTGGACTATTATTAAGGGCTTGTTAAGCCTTGGCGTTATATATGCAGGTACTACGTTGGTAGCAAGCCTTAATTATAAAGTAGATGTGGTATTGCTTGAAAAATGGTCCAATGCATATGAGCTGGGGATTTATTCCAAGGGTGCCGTGTTGGTAGAAATGCTGTGGCAGATACCTGCGATATTAAGTACGATCATCTTTTCCAGGAGCGCAGGGGCTAAAGATCCCAAGGAGTTTTCTTTGAAGGTTTGCCGCTTGTTACGCTTTGCACTGATCCTGATATTGGTGATTGCCATATTATTCTATTGCCTGTCTGATTTTGTGATCAATCTGATGTACGGGTCGGCATTTGCAGAAAGTTCGCATGTATTGAAGATATTGATGCCAGGTGTGTTATTAATGATTATTTACAAAGTACTGTATATGGATATAGCAGGGAGAGGTAAGCCGTGGATGTCTATGGAAGCTATGATACCGGCGGTTATTGCCAATGTGGTACTCAACTATTTCTGGATACCAAAGTATGGGGCAAGTGGTTCAGCAATGGCTTCAACGGTGAGTTATTCCATCGCTGCACTGGTCTTTCTGGTTCTTTATTCGATGCACACCCGTATCCCTGTTAAAAAAATATTTGCGTATACCAGGGAAGACAAAGATTTTGCGCTGGCGATCGTTACGAAGTTTAAAAAGAAAATTTACAGATAA
- a CDS encoding glycosyltransferase, with product MRVLTIVSKLDIGGIEKTLLSCLPFLNKESIQLTVCCYAKGGHLEQQYKDAGTEILYFKRSRVPFYDAVQLYKILKSGKYDVVHSRFGFTSGAFAIACKWLSIPFIVSVHSERYFAKPKREGSIVLSAITRAYLGTHKFFTLRYATRIIGHSKTNLQYYTNSQTVSDKFQLIYNGIDFSTLARNSPVLTDEVSRFIADSKCTFLHIGSFREPKNHLFLIDCFKALNPIQEKYKLILVGSGSLFEQVRRKVAVEGLENCVYFAGVDQNITRYLLNADLFFFPSIYEGLGNVLIEAQYMKVPVCASGLQPHHEATHAYYHQFFFDPYDVNDGADKLRRMIKTIRSEEINDAVIGDAQQFVLDNFTIERMAGNLATVYKAIGSK from the coding sequence ATGAGAGTATTAACAATTGTAAGCAAGCTGGACATAGGTGGAATAGAGAAAACATTACTTTCATGTTTACCTTTTCTTAATAAGGAATCTATACAATTAACAGTATGCTGCTATGCAAAGGGGGGACACCTGGAGCAGCAATATAAGGATGCTGGAACAGAGATTCTTTATTTTAAAAGGAGTAGGGTTCCGTTCTATGATGCCGTGCAACTCTATAAGATACTCAAAAGTGGTAAATACGATGTAGTACACAGCAGGTTTGGCTTCACTTCCGGCGCTTTTGCAATTGCCTGTAAATGGTTGTCAATTCCATTTATAGTATCTGTGCATAGCGAGCGGTATTTTGCTAAGCCTAAAAGGGAAGGGTCGATTGTCTTATCCGCCATCACCAGGGCCTATCTAGGTACTCATAAGTTTTTTACTCTCCGGTATGCCACCAGGATTATCGGACATTCAAAGACGAACCTGCAGTATTATACGAATAGCCAGACGGTGTCAGATAAGTTTCAGCTCATTTATAACGGCATTGATTTTTCGACGCTGGCAAGAAATTCACCTGTATTAACAGATGAAGTGAGTCGTTTTATTGCCGATAGTAAATGCACCTTTTTACACATCGGAAGTTTCCGGGAACCTAAGAACCATCTTTTTTTAATTGATTGTTTCAAGGCGCTGAATCCTATACAGGAAAAATATAAATTAATACTGGTAGGTAGCGGTTCGCTTTTTGAACAGGTAAGGCGGAAGGTAGCGGTGGAAGGACTGGAGAACTGTGTTTATTTTGCAGGAGTGGACCAGAATATTACCAGATATTTATTAAATGCTGATCTGTTTTTCTTCCCTTCCATCTATGAAGGGCTGGGGAATGTACTGATAGAAGCGCAATATATGAAGGTACCTGTATGTGCGTCCGGATTGCAACCTCACCATGAGGCTACGCATGCGTATTATCATCAGTTCTTTTTTGACCCGTATGATGTAAATGATGGGGCCGATAAGCTTAGACGGATGATAAAGACCATACGGTCGGAGGAAATAAATGATGCTGTCATTGGAGATGCACAGCAGTTTGTGTTGGATAATTTTACCATTGAACGGATGGCCGGCAATCTGGCAACTGTTTATAAAGCAATAGGTAGTAAATAA
- a CDS encoding nucleotide sugar dehydrogenase has protein sequence MAVDTKIAIIGLGYVGLPLAVEFAKKYNTVGFDINQQRIDALNNGHDHTLEVADNDLKAVLVNDGGASTGLFCSSNLEDAKSCNYYIVTVPTPVDKHNRPDLTPLYRASETVGKVLKKGDIVIYESTVYPGVTEDECVPVLEKVSGLKFNVDFFAGYSPERINPGDKEHTVAKILKITSGSNPETAEKVDQLYKAVITAGTHKATSIKVAEAAKVIENAQRDINIAFVNELAKIFNRLEIDTDEVLQAAGTKWNFLKFRPGLVGGHCIGVDPYYLSQKAQEAGYHPEIILAGRRLNDGMGEYVAHEVVKLMLKKDIAVKGANILVLGITFKENCPDVRNTRVVDILKTLNEYQTNITVYDPWANPVEVKHEYGWSSVKSIDHEATYDAVILAVAHDEFKDLAFDKLCKKNKVIYDVKGILPKDLIDARL, from the coding sequence ATGGCTGTAGATACAAAAATTGCTATTATTGGATTAGGATATGTTGGCTTGCCTTTGGCAGTTGAATTTGCCAAAAAGTACAACACAGTAGGCTTTGATATTAATCAACAACGTATTGATGCACTTAATAACGGACATGATCATACACTCGAAGTAGCAGATAATGACCTGAAAGCAGTATTGGTAAATGATGGTGGCGCATCAACAGGACTGTTTTGCTCCAGTAACCTGGAAGATGCAAAAAGCTGTAATTATTATATCGTTACGGTACCGACACCGGTAGATAAACATAACCGCCCGGATCTTACCCCGCTTTATAGAGCTAGTGAAACCGTAGGTAAGGTATTAAAAAAAGGAGACATCGTTATTTATGAGTCCACTGTATACCCCGGTGTTACGGAAGATGAGTGTGTGCCGGTATTGGAAAAGGTTTCGGGGTTGAAATTTAATGTGGATTTTTTCGCAGGCTATTCACCTGAAAGAATTAACCCAGGCGATAAGGAACATACTGTTGCTAAAATATTGAAAATTACTTCCGGCTCTAATCCGGAAACGGCTGAAAAAGTAGATCAGCTCTATAAGGCTGTTATTACAGCCGGTACGCATAAAGCTACATCTATTAAAGTAGCAGAGGCGGCAAAGGTGATTGAAAACGCACAACGTGATATAAACATTGCCTTTGTAAACGAATTGGCGAAAATCTTTAACCGCCTTGAAATCGATACTGATGAAGTGTTGCAGGCGGCAGGTACAAAATGGAACTTTCTGAAATTCAGACCGGGATTAGTAGGTGGACATTGCATTGGCGTTGATCCTTACTATTTATCTCAAAAAGCACAGGAAGCAGGATATCATCCGGAAATTATTTTAGCGGGTCGTCGCTTGAATGATGGTATGGGAGAATATGTTGCGCATGAGGTAGTGAAATTGATGTTGAAAAAGGATATTGCTGTAAAAGGAGCTAATATCCTTGTGTTAGGCATCACCTTTAAAGAAAACTGTCCGGATGTACGCAATACAAGGGTGGTAGATATCCTCAAGACTTTAAATGAATATCAGACAAATATCACCGTGTATGATCCATGGGCCAACCCGGTGGAAGTAAAACATGAATATGGATGGAGTTCTGTAAAATCTATCGATCACGAAGCTACTTACGATGCGGTAATTCTGGCTGTGGCACATGATGAATTTAAAGACCTGGCATTTGACAAATTGTGTAAAAAGAATAAAGTGATCTACGATGTAAAGGGCATATTGCCAAAGGATCTGATCGATGCAAGATTATAA
- a CDS encoding polysaccharide biosynthesis/export family protein, which translates to MKFITGEYRVFLSCLEKCSWSNWMIAGVICVCLFSCASPKNITYFKDIPDTLESKEVEQALYKTPVVQVDDILQVSIQTLDPAATLLLNQQNTASWPVTGTPGNSTSANNSGVSGYLVDKDGYVVLPLIGKMLVKDKSTSEVREAIRLKAAEYYKDPVVNVRMANFKITVLGEVARPSTYVMPNEKVTVLDALGMAGDLTIYGKRENVLLIREKAGKKEFVRFNLNNSNLFTSPYYYLQQGDVVYVEPNKSKIASTDGARLRNITIVSSALSVLIVLLTRIKF; encoded by the coding sequence ATGAAGTTTATAACCGGGGAATACCGTGTCTTTCTTAGTTGTTTGGAAAAATGCAGTTGGTCTAACTGGATGATTGCAGGTGTTATTTGCGTATGCCTTTTTTCATGTGCATCACCAAAGAATATTACTTATTTTAAAGATATTCCGGATACGCTTGAAAGTAAAGAAGTAGAACAGGCATTATACAAAACACCCGTTGTTCAGGTAGATGATATTTTGCAGGTAAGTATTCAAACACTTGATCCTGCTGCAACATTGTTATTAAATCAACAGAATACAGCGAGCTGGCCTGTTACCGGTACCCCAGGAAACAGTACAAGTGCAAATAACAGCGGTGTCAGTGGTTATCTGGTTGATAAGGATGGATATGTGGTATTGCCACTTATTGGTAAAATGCTGGTAAAAGATAAATCGACCAGTGAGGTGAGAGAAGCTATAAGACTGAAAGCTGCTGAATATTATAAAGACCCGGTTGTGAATGTCAGGATGGCGAATTTTAAGATAACAGTACTGGGTGAAGTGGCGCGTCCATCAACCTACGTCATGCCAAATGAAAAAGTAACTGTATTGGATGCTTTAGGTATGGCAGGGGATTTAACTATTTACGGTAAAAGAGAAAATGTATTACTTATCCGCGAGAAAGCCGGCAAAAAGGAGTTTGTCAGATTCAATCTCAATAACAGTAATTTGTTTACATCACCCTATTACTATTTGCAGCAGGGTGATGTAGTTTATGTAGAACCAAACAAATCAAAAATTGCATCAACAGACGGAGCACGGCTAAGAAATATTACGATTGTTTCTTCTGCCTTATCAGTGCTGATAGTTTTACTGACGAGAATTAAATTCTAA
- a CDS encoding SDR family oxidoreductase, with amino-acid sequence MYEVPYHSKNLSQSCFLITGGAGFIGSNLVEYLLKYKAKKVRVLDNFSTGVMDNIAPFLSDPAFELFEGDIRNIDDCRKAVSGIDYVAHQAALGSVPRSINDPLTTNDVNITGFLNMLLAAKDAQVKRFIYAASSSTYGDHPGLPKVEDTIGNPMSPYAVTKYVNELYANVFSRIYDFHTIGLRYFNVFGPRQNPNGPYAAVIPLFIEAAKKKEAPIINGDGETSRDFTFVENAVQANIKALLSDDIHTSEVINIAAGERTTLNELWQHISGIWHIDVAPIYQTERKGDVKHSLANVDKANRLIGYRPAFSVMQGLAIAMEWYKNRAV; translated from the coding sequence ATGTACGAAGTACCTTATCATTCTAAAAACTTATCTCAATCCTGTTTTTTAATAACCGGCGGGGCCGGATTTATCGGCTCCAACCTAGTGGAATATTTATTGAAATATAAAGCGAAGAAGGTGCGGGTATTGGATAATTTCTCTACGGGCGTAATGGATAATATTGCTCCCTTTTTATCTGATCCGGCTTTTGAGCTTTTTGAAGGAGATATTAGAAATATTGATGATTGCAGGAAGGCCGTGAGTGGCATTGATTATGTAGCACACCAAGCTGCATTGGGCTCTGTTCCGCGTTCTATTAATGATCCATTAACGACTAATGACGTTAATATAACGGGGTTCCTTAACATGCTGCTTGCTGCTAAGGATGCACAGGTAAAGCGTTTTATTTATGCAGCCAGTTCAAGTACTTATGGTGATCATCCAGGTTTACCCAAAGTGGAAGATACCATCGGCAACCCGATGTCGCCTTATGCAGTGACAAAATATGTGAATGAATTGTATGCAAATGTATTTTCCAGGATATACGATTTTCATACCATTGGATTAAGGTATTTCAATGTATTTGGACCGCGTCAAAACCCGAACGGTCCTTATGCTGCAGTTATTCCATTATTCATTGAAGCTGCAAAGAAAAAAGAGGCCCCCATTATTAATGGAGACGGAGAGACAAGCAGGGATTTTACTTTTGTAGAGAATGCAGTGCAAGCGAATATAAAAGCCTTGCTTTCTGATGATATTCATACCAGTGAAGTGATAAATATCGCGGCAGGTGAACGAACTACATTAAATGAATTGTGGCAACACATTTCCGGTATCTGGCATATTGATGTGGCGCCTATTTATCAGACAGAACGTAAAGGCGATGTAAAACACAGCCTTGCCAATGTTGATAAAGCCAACAGGCTGATTGGATATAGGCCGGCGTTTTCTGTTATGCAGGGACTGGCAATTGCGATGGAGTGGTATAAAAACAGAGCTGTTTAG
- a CDS encoding polysaccharide biosynthesis protein, protein MGKPMKVVDLARKMIRMSGKEPGKDIQIVYSGLRPGEKLYEELLNNAENTLPTYHEKILIAKVRAYSFADVNEKISNLIESAQQHYLTPTVALMKKLVPEFISKNSAYEELDRDKIKM, encoded by the coding sequence ATGGGCAAGCCGATGAAGGTAGTAGACCTGGCCAGGAAAATGATCAGAATGTCTGGTAAAGAACCCGGAAAAGATATACAGATTGTTTACTCAGGATTACGTCCGGGAGAAAAGTTGTATGAAGAGCTGCTAAACAATGCAGAAAATACACTGCCTACGTATCACGAAAAAATTCTGATCGCAAAAGTTCGCGCATATAGTTTCGCTGATGTAAATGAAAAAATAAGCAATCTGATTGAATCAGCACAGCAGCATTATTTAACACCCACAGTTGCCTTAATGAAGAAGCTGGTGCCCGAATTTATAAGCAAAAACTCAGCTTATGAAGAATTGGATAGGGATAAAATAAAAATGTAA
- a CDS encoding LUD domain-containing protein has protein sequence MSSRDKILAAVKEHQPEAAALPSLDGLSGNMPATLEAYRKVLESLGGSLFEINDSSEIQPLLAQHYPDLKRIVTIDDAQQPWVNEDPHLLEDVDMAIVPGQWGVAENGAIWLTEQNIKVRVLPFICQHLAIVLPQQSILATMHDAYEKIGAPETGFGVFIAGPSKTADIEQSLVLGAHGAKSLVVFVIR, from the coding sequence ATGAGCAGCAGGGATAAAATATTAGCCGCAGTAAAAGAACACCAGCCGGAAGCAGCTGCGCTGCCATCGTTGGATGGTTTGTCCGGAAATATGCCGGCCACATTGGAAGCATATCGTAAGGTGTTGGAGAGTTTGGGTGGTAGTTTGTTTGAGATTAATGATAGCAGTGAAATTCAGCCATTGCTGGCACAGCATTATCCGGATCTGAAAAGGATAGTGACCATTGATGATGCACAACAGCCATGGGTAAACGAAGATCCACATCTGCTGGAAGATGTGGATATGGCTATCGTTCCCGGGCAATGGGGGGTGGCGGAGAATGGTGCGATATGGCTTACCGAGCAGAACATTAAAGTGCGAGTACTGCCGTTTATTTGCCAGCACCTGGCCATTGTATTGCCACAGCAAAGCATTCTGGCAACCATGCATGACGCCTATGAAAAAATAGGCGCACCTGAAACGGGCTTTGGCGTTTTCATTGCGGGCCCATCCAAAACAGCAGATATCGAACAATCACTTGTACTGGGAGCACATGGTGCAAAAAGCCTGGTCGTGTTTGTTATCAGGTAA
- a CDS encoding polysaccharide biosynthesis tyrosine autokinase, producing MRQENIYTNGQSSLNGHSGHEEQKESVLDLRNIFDKVFSNWYWFVLCIFLTIALAWAYLRYATPNYLINAKILVQDQQKGGNIPGEEVFQQLELFTNKSNVDNEMEIVKSRSLMEKVVTAQELNVRYFTEGRVKKTELFNRLPFTIHWVSLKDSLNKVSYAIMPIGTDSFSLSRDELSINAPWGDTLRLPEGIMVVKRNPLLKIEPQEYQVNVLSIDNAVADFQQQLNVSIPNKQVSTIDLALSSTSPQKGEKVLNELIDAYMHASVEDKNRIADSTIAFIDKRLEIVSTELLGVEKNIQQFKQDNQLADLTEQSKLLVSGTGDNFKQLTEQQVKLNVITAMEEYIRDDKNNRRVVPSSMIVQDPTFVGLVEKYNTLQLERERQLLASTTTNPVVVNMDHQLAGLRSDLLNNVLSFKKGVEVSIEELQRNTSALSQKIRKVPATERVFLDFSRQQAIKQDLYVFLLKKREESAISKTSNLAIARIIDPAKSDALPFKPKRVLVYLLALMAGIGIPALGLYLRELLNTRIQRREDISGVTPVPVLAEIGHNTDKHAVAVQREGGTQVAEQFRAMRTNLQFILSGKNEKVVLLTSSMSGEGKSFVAVNLAAVLAYSGKKVVLMEMDLRKPKISEALGLRNHTGFSSYAIGKATIGDIIQSSNIHENCKIISSGPIPPNPAELLLLESTELLFSELRQHFDYIIIDTAPVGLVTDAQLLGRFADATLYLVRQGYTFKQQLGISKDLYLTRKMPKINLVINDVKATRSSGYGSYGYGYGYGYSQNGSGKKTVFKKFKSLIKK from the coding sequence ATGCGGCAAGAGAATATTTATACAAACGGGCAATCTTCTCTGAATGGTCATTCCGGCCATGAAGAGCAGAAGGAAAGTGTATTGGATTTACGTAATATCTTTGACAAAGTATTCTCCAACTGGTATTGGTTTGTGCTTTGTATTTTCCTGACCATCGCCTTGGCCTGGGCTTACCTTCGTTATGCGACCCCAAATTATCTGATCAATGCAAAAATACTTGTACAGGATCAGCAAAAAGGAGGCAATATTCCAGGAGAGGAAGTCTTTCAGCAACTGGAGCTGTTTACAAATAAGAGTAATGTTGACAATGAAATGGAGATCGTTAAGTCCCGCTCTTTAATGGAAAAGGTTGTCACCGCACAGGAATTGAATGTGCGCTACTTCACAGAAGGAAGGGTAAAGAAAACAGAACTGTTCAACAGGCTTCCTTTTACTATTCATTGGGTATCCCTGAAAGATTCACTGAATAAGGTCAGCTACGCGATAATGCCCATCGGCACAGATAGTTTTTCATTGAGCCGGGATGAATTGAGTATTAACGCTCCCTGGGGAGATACTTTACGTTTGCCGGAAGGTATAATGGTGGTAAAAAGAAACCCGTTGTTGAAGATAGAACCACAGGAATATCAGGTGAATGTATTGTCTATTGATAACGCGGTGGCCGATTTTCAGCAACAGTTAAACGTTTCCATTCCGAATAAGCAGGTAAGTACCATTGACCTCGCACTTTCTTCTACCAGTCCTCAGAAAGGGGAAAAAGTCTTGAATGAACTCATAGATGCTTATATGCATGCCAGTGTGGAAGATAAAAACAGGATTGCCGACAGTACGATCGCTTTTATCGACAAACGCCTGGAAATCGTGAGTACAGAATTGCTGGGCGTAGAGAAAAATATTCAGCAATTCAAACAGGATAATCAATTAGCCGACCTGACTGAGCAATCAAAATTATTGGTATCCGGTACAGGAGATAATTTTAAGCAGTTAACAGAGCAACAGGTAAAGTTGAATGTGATTACTGCTATGGAAGAATATATCCGCGATGACAAGAACAACAGACGGGTGGTACCTTCTTCTATGATTGTACAGGACCCTACTTTTGTGGGCCTCGTGGAGAAATATAATACCCTGCAACTGGAAAGGGAACGCCAGCTACTGGCAAGTACAACAACCAACCCGGTGGTGGTGAATATGGATCATCAGTTGGCAGGTCTCAGGTCAGATCTGCTTAACAATGTGCTGTCATTCAAAAAGGGGGTAGAGGTAAGTATTGAAGAGTTGCAACGGAATACCAGTGCACTTTCTCAAAAGATCAGGAAAGTGCCTGCAACGGAGCGCGTTTTTCTGGATTTTTCCCGGCAGCAAGCCATTAAACAGGATTTGTATGTATTTCTGTTAAAAAAGAGGGAAGAATCAGCGATATCAAAAACCTCCAACCTAGCTATTGCCCGGATCATTGATCCGGCAAAGAGTGATGCCTTACCCTTTAAACCCAAAAGGGTGCTGGTATACTTGTTAGCCCTGATGGCTGGGATAGGTATACCCGCCCTGGGGTTGTATCTGCGTGAGTTACTTAATACCCGTATCCAGCGGAGAGAGGATATTTCTGGTGTTACACCGGTACCGGTACTGGCAGAAATCGGACACAATACGGATAAACATGCAGTAGCGGTACAAAGGGAAGGAGGTACACAGGTGGCAGAGCAGTTCCGTGCTATGCGGACTAACCTGCAATTCATTTTGTCGGGAAAGAACGAGAAAGTTGTATTACTGACTTCCAGCATGAGTGGTGAAGGCAAGTCATTTGTAGCCGTTAATCTGGCAGCTGTATTGGCCTATTCAGGAAAAAAAGTGGTATTGATGGAAATGGACTTGCGCAAGCCTAAGATCTCGGAAGCATTGGGCTTGAGGAACCATACAGGCTTTAGCAGTTATGCTATTGGAAAAGCTACTATCGGTGATATTATTCAGTCGTCAAATATTCATGAGAATTGTAAAATAATTTCATCCGGACCTATTCCCCCAAATCCCGCTGAACTGTTGCTACTGGAATCAACGGAGTTGTTGTTCTCGGAATTGCGTCAACACTTCGATTACATCATTATTGATACTGCTCCTGTGGGATTGGTGACAGATGCCCAGTTATTAGGTCGTTTTGCAGATGCTACGCTCTATCTGGTAAGGCAGGGCTACACATTTAAACAACAATTAGGGATATCAAAAGACTTATATTTAACACGGAAGATGCCCAAAATAAACCTGGTAATAAATGATGTGAAAGCCACCAGATCTTCAGGATATGGTAGCTATGGTTATGGTTATGGCTATGGATATAGTCAGAACGGTTCTGGTAAAAAGACAGTATTCAAAAAATTTAAATCACTTATCAAAAAATAA